The DNA sequence CTGTCCGACGGTGCGGGTCCTCTCCGTCGTCGTACGCGGCCGCGTGCCACCGTCGACCGCGGCCGACACGGCCCGCACCAGCCACGCGTTGACCGACAGGCCCTCGCGGCTCGCGGCCTCCTCGGCGCGCGCCTTGAGGTGGGCCGGCAGCCGCAGATTGACGCGGGCGGTGCCACCCTCGTCGCCTTCGGCGGGCACCTGGGCCTTGGGCGGTTCGACGGGCGCGGCGGCCGCTTCGGCGGGGCCGCCGTCGGCGGGCGGCGGCGTCACCACGAAGTCGGGGTCGAGTCCGCGCAGCCGTACGTCGACCGAGCCGGGGGCGAGTTCGCGGGTGATCTCGTCCATAGCGGCGGAGAGCACGTTGAGCATGGTCAGACGGGTCGCCGACTCCAGAGGAGCGGTGAGCCGCTCGGCCAGCTCGCGGGCGTCTTCCCCGCCGGCTTCGGCGGCCACCGCCAGTTCGCGGCGAAGGTTGTCGACATACGGGGTGAGGTCCATGACGCCATGATGGCACCACAATGGCGCCACTCGCAAGTCCGAGTGGCGTCTTGCTGGCAGTGGGCGTGGGTGATTGTCGCCCTGACCCGCTCTGACCTGCGGAAATGTGGAGAGGTCAACCTGGGGCAGGGTGGCGCCAGGTGTGCCCATGCGCCTTCGAGGGCGCGAGATGGTGCCAGCGCGGCACCGTATGGCGCCAAACGGTGCCACCCGGTGCCCGTGGTGCTGCCGCGCACGGTCCCGGCCCGTGGGCCAGGGCCTGCCACACTGGGCACCCAGGGGACATGAGCGGTGCGACGGCGGTGGCCATGCGGAGCCGGTTCCCGCGCGCCCGGTATGGGCGGCCGGGGCTCTCCGCCGTCCTGTTGACCCTCACACCGTGTCAGGCGCTGAACTCGGAGACACCATGTTCACCATCGGAGACTTCGCCCGGCACGGCCGTGTCTCGGTCCGGATGCTGCGTCACTACGACGCCACCGGACTGCTGCGCCCGGCCCATGTCGACCCCGCCACCGGCTACCGGTACTACTCGGCCGCCCAGCTCAGCCGCCTGAACCGGGTCATCGCGCTCAAAGAGCTCGGCTTCACCCTCCAGCAGGTGCGGGCCATCGTGGACGAGAAGGTCGGCACCGAGGAGCTGCGCGGCATGCTCCGGTTGCGGCGGGCCGAGCTGGCGGCCGCGGCGGCCGCCGCGGCGGCACGGCTGGTACAGGTCGAGGCGAGGCTCCGGTCGATCGAGAGCGAGGGACACATGCCCACGAACGACGTCGTCATCAAGAAGGTCCCGGCGGTGCGGGTGGCGGAGCTCACCGCGACCGCCGCCAGTTTCGAACCCCAGGAGATCGGCCCGGTCATCTCCCCCCTCTACGACGAGCTGTTCCGGCGCCTCGACGCGGCGGGCATCACCCCGACGGGCCCCGGTGTCGCCTATTACGAGGACGCCCCGGACGGCGGCGGCGCCATCACCGTCCACGCCGCCGTCCAGGTCTCCGCCCCGCTCCGGGAAGGAGACGACATCCGGGTCCTCGACCTGCCGCCGGTCGAGCGGGCCGCGACCATCGTCCACCGCGGCCCGATGGACACCGTGGTGCCCACGGCCCAGGCCCTGGCCCGCTGGATCGACGGCAACGGCTACCGGTCGGCCGGCTATCCCCGGGAGATCAGCCTGGAGTGCCCCGAGGACCGCGAGGAGTGGGTGACGGAACTCCAGGCACCGGTGGTCGAGGTCTGACCGCCGGCCCATGACCCGACGGCGGCCGCTCGCCGGACCCGGCGAGCGGCCGCCCCCGTGTCGTCGCGCTGCCGGTACGCCTCCCGGCTGACGCTTCCCGCCCGAACGGTTTCTCTAGAATCGATCTCATGTCTGATCTGGTGACTGATGAGCTGATTGAGCTGCAAAAATCCTCCGATGCCGAGCATCAGCGGCTCTCCGGACTGGACGGCGATGAGCGCCAGGCCCAGTGGGAGCGATGGCGGGTGGCGGCGGAGCGGGCGCAGGCGGCGGTGACGGAGCACGCCGCGTCCGCCGGGCTGAGCAGATTCGAGGTGGAGCGGGCGGTGAAGAAGGCCGTAAGACATCCGGAGGACCCGGCCGCGGCCTAGCACTCCGGATGGCGCTACGCCCCCAGGAGGGCGATGCCGTCGTCGTCGGCGTGCAGGATGTCGCCGGGGCGGAAGGTGACCCCGCCGAAGGTGACGGGGACGTCGACGGCTCCGGCGCCGTCCTTGGCGCTCTTGCGGGGGATGGTGCCCAGGGCCTTGATGCCGAGCCGGAGACCGGCGAGGGCGACGCTGTCGCGGACCGCGCCGTGGAGGACGAGCCCGGCCCAGCCGTTGTCCTGGGCGGCGCCGGCGATGAGGTCGCCGACCAGCGCGGTGCGCAGGGAGCCGCCCCCGTCCACGACGGGGACGCCTCCGTCGCCCGGGGTGCGCAGCAGGTCGCGCAGCAGGCCGTTGTCCTCGTGGCAGGAGACGGTGCGGACGGGCCCGGCGAAGCCGCGATGGCCGCCGAACTGGCGGAACTGGAGGTCGCAGACGCGCAGATCGGCGCCGTACTGGTCGACGAGGTCGGCGGTGGGGAGGGGGGTGACGGTCTCGGGCATGGTGGGACTCCTTCGCTGGGGCTGCCGCGCTCCTGTGTCATCCGGCCGTCAGGGGGACGGGGGCGCGAGCGCGGCGGCCTGTTCGGGGGTGAGGGGGCGGGTGGTGTGTCCTCGCAGGAGGAGGTGGAGTCTGGCGGTTTCCTCGAGTTCCTCGATCGCGTCGGCGGCTTGTTCCAGGGTGGCGCCGGCGATGACGGGACCGTGGTTGGCGAGGAGGACGGCGTGGTGGGTGCGGGCCGTCCGCTCGGCGAGCGGTTCCAGGCCGCTGTCGCCGGGGGCGTGGTAGGGGAGCAGCGGAAGGGTTCCGACGCGCATGGCGTAGTACGCGGTCAGCGGCGGCAGGACGTCGTCGGGGTTCACGTCGGCCAGGCAGGAGACGGCGGCGGCGTGGGTGGAGTGCAGGTGCACGACCGCGTGGGCGGTGGGCCGGGCCCGGTAGAAGGCGGCGTGCAGGAACGCCTCCTTGGTGGGCCGGGGACCGTCGAGGTGCGTGCCGTTCAGGTCGGTGCGGGAGAGTTCGGCTTCCTCGACGGTGCCGAGGCTGGAACCGGTGGGGGTGAGCAGGAGGCTGCCGTCGGCGAGGCGGACGGAGAGGTTGCCGGTGGAGCCGTGCGTCAGGCCGCGGCCGAACAGGGAGCGGGCGGTGCGTACGATCAGCGCGCGGGCCGCCGATGCGTCCGGGTAGGTGGTCACGTGGCCTCCTCGGCCGTGCTGGGCAGGGCGCGGGTGAACAGGTCGGGGGCGCCGAAGTTGCCGGACTTGAGCATCAGGGCGAGGTCACCGGCCTCGGTGGTGGCGTAGGTCCAGGGCACGCCGGGGTCGGCCTCGGCACCGACCAGGACGGCGCGGACGCCGAGGGCCGTGGTGACGGCGCCCGAGGTCTCCCCGCCCGCGACGAGGAGTCGGCGTACGCCGCGCTCGACGAGGTGCGAGGCGAGGGTGCCGAGCAGCTCCTCCACCTGCGCGGCGGCCTCGGCGACCCCCAACTGGGCCTGTACGGCGGCGAGTTCCTCCGGCGACGCGGAGGCATAGATCAGCACGGGCAGGTCGGGATCCTGCTCGTCGTACCAGGCCAGTGCCTCGCCGGTGACGTCGCGGCCGGTGGCGGCGGCGAGGACGTCGAGGTGGCGGGAGGGCAGGCCGGCGGCGTAGAACTGGGCGATCTGCTCCAGGGTGCGAGCGGAACAGCTGCCGGCCAGGACGGCGGCGCGGCCCGCGCGGGGCAGTGGTTCGGCGGCGGCCGGTCCGGTGCCGGGGTAGGCGTGGCCGAGCCCTTCGGCCAGGCCCGCTGCCCCGGCGACGACCGGCAGTTCGAGCGCGGCGGCACCCAGCACGGCGAGGTCGTCGTCGGTCAGGGCGTCGGCGATGACGTGCCGGACGCCGGCGTGCCGGTGTGCCACCAGCGCCTCGCGCACGGCCTCGACCCCCTCCCGCACGGTGACCCAGTCGATCAGGGCCACCGCATGGCGGGTCTGCGCGGACAGCAGGCGCACCAGGGCGGAGTCCGTCATGGGGTTGAGGGGGTGGTGGCGCAGCGGCGAGTCGGACAGCAACTGGTCGTGGACGAACAGATGCCCCTGGTAGACGGTGCGGCCGTTGGGCGGGGAGGCCGGACAGTGCAGGGTGACGCTCGACCCGGCGGTCTCCATGAGGGCGTCGGTGACCGGGCCGATGTTGCCCTTGGGGGTGGAGTCGAAGGTGGAGCAGTACTTGACGTAGATCTGTGCCGCGCCCTTGGTCCACAGCCAGCGCTGGGCGGCGAGGGAGTCGGCGACGGCCTCGTCGGCGGGTGTGGAGCGGGACTTGAGGGCGATGACGGCGGCGTCGCAGTCATCGGGCAGCGCGATGGTGGTGTCCGGGGTGCCGAAGACCAGGGCGGTGCGCAGGCCGGCCCGCCGGAAGGCGGCGGCGACGTCGGTGCCGCCGGTGAAGTCGTCGGCTATGCAGCCGATGCGCAGGGTCATGGTCGGGGATCTTCTCCTCGGGCGTGCGGGGGAGCGTGCGGTCCGGGGCGGGCGGCGGAGTCGGCCCGCCCCGGAGCGGGTGGGTCAGTTCTGGCCGGCGCCGGCGGTGATGGCCTTGATGACGGCGGCGGTGAACTCGGTGGTGGAGGCGGAGCCGCCGAGGTCGCGGGTGGAGGTGCCGGAGGCGATGGCGGCGGCCACGCCGCTCTCGATGAGCCTGGCGACGGTGGCGAGCCTCTCGTCACCGTGCTGGGCGGCGAGCCACTCGAAGAGCATCGCGCCGGAGAGGATCATGGCGACCGGGTTGGCGATGTTCTGCCCGGCGATGTCGGGGGCGGAGCCGTGGGACGCCTGGGCCATGGCGGTGGTCGCGGAGGCGTTGATGGAGGGGGCGGTGCCGAGCGAGCCGGAGATCTCGCCGGCCAGGTCGGAGAGGATGTCGCCGAACATGTTCTCGGTGACGATGACGTCGAAGTCCTGGGCACGGCGCACCAGGTGGACGGTCATGGCGTCGATGTGGAAGTCGTCGACCGCCACGTCCGGGTAGTCCTCGGCGACTTCCTGGCAGACGGTGCGGAACAGGCCGGTGGTGAGCTTGAGGACGTTGGCCTTGTGGACGATGGTGAGCTTCTTGCGGCGGGAGCGGGCCAGGTCGAAGGCGACGCGGGCGACCCGCTCGGTGGCCTCGCGGGTGATGATGCCCATCATGATC is a window from the Streptomyces luomodiensis genome containing:
- a CDS encoding toxin-antitoxin system HicB family antitoxin — translated: MDLTPYVDNLRRELAVAAEAGGEDARELAERLTAPLESATRLTMLNVLSAAMDEITRELAPGSVDVRLRGLDPDFVVTPPPADGGPAEAAAAPVEPPKAQVPAEGDEGGTARVNLRLPAHLKARAEEAASREGLSVNAWLVRAVSAAVDGGTRPRTTTERTRTVGQSFTGWVR
- a CDS encoding MerR family transcriptional regulator, yielding MFTIGDFARHGRVSVRMLRHYDATGLLRPAHVDPATGYRYYSAAQLSRLNRVIALKELGFTLQQVRAIVDEKVGTEELRGMLRLRRAELAAAAAAAAARLVQVEARLRSIESEGHMPTNDVVIKKVPAVRVAELTATAASFEPQEIGPVISPLYDELFRRLDAAGITPTGPGVAYYEDAPDGGGAITVHAAVQVSAPLREGDDIRVLDLPPVERAATIVHRGPMDTVVPTAQALARWIDGNGYRSAGYPREISLECPEDREEWVTELQAPVVEV
- the rraA gene encoding ribonuclease E activity regulator RraA, with protein sequence MPETVTPLPTADLVDQYGADLRVCDLQFRQFGGHRGFAGPVRTVSCHEDNGLLRDLLRTPGDGGVPVVDGGGSLRTALVGDLIAGAAQDNGWAGLVLHGAVRDSVALAGLRLGIKALGTIPRKSAKDGAGAVDVPVTFGGVTFRPGDILHADDDGIALLGA
- the otnC gene encoding 3-oxo-tetronate 4-phosphate decarboxylase, producing MTTYPDASAARALIVRTARSLFGRGLTHGSTGNLSVRLADGSLLLTPTGSSLGTVEEAELSRTDLNGTHLDGPRPTKEAFLHAAFYRARPTAHAVVHLHSTHAAAVSCLADVNPDDVLPPLTAYYAMRVGTLPLLPYHAPGDSGLEPLAERTARTHHAVLLANHGPVIAGATLEQAADAIEELEETARLHLLLRGHTTRPLTPEQAAALAPPSP
- the otnK gene encoding 3-oxo-tetronate kinase, with the protein product MTLRIGCIADDFTGGTDVAAAFRRAGLRTALVFGTPDTTIALPDDCDAAVIALKSRSTPADEAVADSLAAQRWLWTKGAAQIYVKYCSTFDSTPKGNIGPVTDALMETAGSSVTLHCPASPPNGRTVYQGHLFVHDQLLSDSPLRHHPLNPMTDSALVRLLSAQTRHAVALIDWVTVREGVEAVREALVAHRHAGVRHVIADALTDDDLAVLGAAALELPVVAGAAGLAEGLGHAYPGTGPAAAEPLPRAGRAAVLAGSCSARTLEQIAQFYAAGLPSRHLDVLAAATGRDVTGEALAWYDEQDPDLPVLIYASASPEELAAVQAQLGVAEAAAQVEELLGTLASHLVERGVRRLLVAGGETSGAVTTALGVRAVLVGAEADPGVPWTYATTEAGDLALMLKSGNFGAPDLFTRALPSTAEEAT
- a CDS encoding isocitrate/isopropylmalate dehydrogenase family protein, producing the protein MSTTTYRLGVLEGDGIGPEIVPSSVEIATAAAQVAGVSVDWVTLPLAATAIETHGTPVPEETKDALAGLDGWYLGPHDSVSYPEPHKSALNPSGTLRKHFQLFANIRPAKSFPGAEAVCGNADLVIVRENTEGFYADRNTFAGTGEFMPTRDTAIMMGIITREATERVARVAFDLARSRRKKLTIVHKANVLKLTTGLFRTVCQEVAEDYPDVAVDDFHIDAMTVHLVRRAQDFDVIVTENMFGDILSDLAGEISGSLGTAPSINASATTAMAQASHGSAPDIAGQNIANPVAMILSGAMLFEWLAAQHGDERLATVARLIESGVAAAIASGTSTRDLGGSASTTEFTAAVIKAITAGAGQN